A stretch of the Enterobacter mori genome encodes the following:
- the putP gene encoding sodium/proline symporter PutP, whose protein sequence is MAISTPMLVTFLVYIFGMILIGFLAWRSTKNFDDYILGGRSLGPMVTALSAGASDMSGWLLMGLPGAIFISGISESWIAIGLTVGAWINWKLVAGRLRVHTEANNNALTLPDYFTGRFEDNSRILRIISAVVILLFFTIYCASGIVAGARLFESTFGMSYETALWAGAAATILYTFVGGFLAVSWTDTVQASLMIFALILTPVIVIFTVGGFADSLEVIKQKSIENVDMLKGLNFVAIVSLMGWGLGYFGQPHILARFMAADSHHTIVHARRISMTWMILCLAGACAVGFFGIAYFNNNPAQAGAVNQNAERVFIELAQILFNPWIAGILLSAILAAVMSTLSCQLLVCSSAITEDLYKAFLRKGASQKELVWVGRFMVLLVALVAIALAANPENRVLGLVSYAWAGFGAAFGPVVLFSVMWSRMTRNGALAGMIIGAVTVIVWKQFAWLGLYEIIPGFIFGSIGIVVFSLLGKAPSASMQKRFAEADAHYHSAPPSKLQAE, encoded by the coding sequence ATGGCTATTAGCACACCGATGCTGGTGACATTTCTCGTTTATATATTTGGCATGATCCTGATAGGGTTTTTGGCATGGCGTTCAACAAAGAACTTTGATGACTACATTCTGGGCGGACGCAGTTTAGGCCCAATGGTGACCGCACTCTCTGCGGGCGCTTCCGACATGAGCGGCTGGCTGCTGATGGGCCTGCCGGGCGCGATTTTCATCTCCGGTATTTCTGAAAGCTGGATCGCCATCGGTCTGACCGTCGGCGCGTGGATCAACTGGAAGCTGGTGGCAGGCCGTCTGCGCGTGCATACCGAGGCCAATAACAACGCCCTGACGCTGCCGGACTACTTCACCGGACGCTTTGAAGATAACAGCCGCATCCTGCGCATTATCTCTGCGGTGGTTATCCTGCTGTTCTTCACCATCTACTGTGCCTCCGGCATTGTGGCCGGTGCGCGTCTGTTCGAAAGCACCTTCGGTATGAGCTATGAAACTGCCCTGTGGGCCGGTGCGGCGGCAACCATCCTCTATACCTTCGTGGGCGGTTTCCTGGCGGTAAGCTGGACCGACACCGTGCAGGCGAGCCTGATGATTTTCGCCCTGATCCTGACCCCGGTGATTGTCATTTTCACCGTCGGCGGCTTTGCCGATTCGCTGGAAGTGATCAAGCAGAAGAGCATTGAAAACGTCGACATGCTGAAAGGGCTGAACTTCGTTGCCATCGTGTCGCTGATGGGCTGGGGCCTGGGCTACTTCGGCCAGCCGCATATCCTGGCGCGCTTTATGGCGGCGGATTCTCACCACACCATCGTTCATGCGCGTCGCATCAGCATGACGTGGATGATCCTGTGTCTGGCGGGGGCATGTGCGGTCGGCTTCTTCGGTATCGCGTACTTCAACAACAACCCGGCGCAGGCGGGCGCGGTGAACCAGAACGCCGAGCGCGTGTTCATCGAACTGGCGCAGATTCTGTTTAACCCGTGGATTGCCGGTATTCTGCTCTCCGCGATCCTCGCGGCGGTGATGTCCACCCTGAGCTGCCAGCTGCTGGTCTGCTCCAGCGCAATCACCGAAGACCTCTACAAAGCCTTCCTGCGCAAGGGCGCGAGCCAGAAAGAGCTGGTCTGGGTAGGGCGCTTTATGGTGCTGCTGGTGGCGCTGGTGGCGATTGCGCTGGCGGCCAACCCGGAAAACCGCGTGCTGGGCCTTGTGAGCTACGCGTGGGCGGGCTTTGGTGCGGCATTTGGTCCGGTCGTGCTGTTCTCCGTCATGTGGTCACGTATGACCCGTAACGGCGCGCTGGCGGGGATGATCATCGGTGCGGTGACCGTTATCGTCTGGAAACAGTTCGCGTGGCTGGGCCTGTACGAAATCATTCCGGGCTTCATCTTCGGCAGCATCGGTATCGTGGTGTTCAGCCTGCTGGGTAAAGCACCGTCTGCTTCTATGCAGAAACGCTTTGCTGAAGCCGACGCGCATTACCACTCTGCGCCACCGTCTAAGCTGCAGGCAGAATAA
- a CDS encoding DUF3574 domain-containing protein, with protein sequence MRMKTGLMAAALLMLAGCTAPSQHAAVESCKADNQMQQTTLYFGLNRPAGAQITGNEWQQFVDQDVTPRFRDGLTVFDARGQWLGNDGKVAREPSKALMLIHGKDAQSEKNIEALRGIYKSRFAQESVMRVDQPVCVQF encoded by the coding sequence ATGAGAATGAAAACAGGGTTAATGGCGGCGGCATTATTGATGCTGGCTGGCTGTACCGCGCCATCGCAGCACGCGGCGGTCGAGAGCTGCAAAGCGGATAATCAGATGCAGCAAACCACGCTCTATTTCGGACTGAATCGTCCGGCCGGGGCGCAGATCACAGGCAACGAATGGCAGCAGTTTGTTGACCAGGACGTGACGCCACGCTTTCGCGATGGCTTAACGGTATTTGATGCCCGCGGGCAGTGGCTGGGGAACGACGGAAAAGTGGCGCGTGAGCCCAGCAAAGCGTTGATGCTGATCCACGGTAAAGACGCGCAGAGCGAGAAGAATATCGAAGCGTTACGCGGGATCTATAAGTCTCGCTTCGCGCAGGAGTCGGTGATGCGCGTCGACCAGCCGGTGTGCGTGCAGTTTTAA
- a CDS encoding NupC/NupG family nucleoside CNT transporter — MFKIIHFLLALVIILALAWLVSFDRRKIRIRFVLQLIVIEIVLAFFFLHAESGLFIIKYVAGFFESLLKFAAEGTNFVFGGMGEKGLAFIFLGVLCPIIFISALIGILQHWRILPIFIRVIGTLLSKLNGMGKLESFNAVSSLILGQSENFIAYKGVLGDLSSRRLFTMAATAMSTVSLSIVGAYMTMLDAKFVVAALILNMFSTFIILSVINPARPEAEPDIKLEKLHESQSFFEMLGEYILAGFKVAMIILAMLIGFIALISAVNALFSSVFGMSFQQILGYVFYPLAWLVGIPLSDALNAGSIMATKLVANEFVAMIELQKMAHQMSPRGLGILSVFLVSFANFASIGIVAGAIKGLNEQQGNVVSRFGLRLVYGATLVSLLSASFAGLVL; from the coding sequence ATGTTTAAGATTATCCATTTCCTGCTGGCGCTGGTGATTATTCTTGCGCTTGCCTGGCTGGTGAGTTTCGACCGCCGAAAAATTCGCATTCGTTTTGTTTTACAGCTGATCGTTATTGAAATCGTGCTGGCATTCTTTTTCCTGCACGCAGAAAGCGGGCTGTTTATTATTAAATATGTCGCCGGTTTCTTCGAATCCCTGCTTAAATTTGCGGCCGAAGGGACGAATTTCGTCTTTGGCGGTATGGGTGAAAAAGGGCTGGCATTCATTTTCCTCGGCGTGCTGTGTCCGATTATTTTTATTTCCGCGCTGATTGGTATTCTTCAGCACTGGCGGATCCTGCCGATTTTTATTCGGGTAATCGGCACGCTGCTGTCAAAGCTGAACGGTATGGGCAAGCTGGAATCCTTTAACGCGGTAAGCTCGCTGATCCTCGGTCAGTCAGAAAACTTCATTGCCTACAAGGGTGTACTGGGCGATCTCTCCTCTCGTCGTCTCTTCACCATGGCGGCCACGGCAATGTCGACGGTCTCCCTGTCGATTGTCGGTGCCTATATGACCATGCTCGACGCCAAATTTGTCGTCGCGGCACTTATTCTGAATATGTTCAGCACATTTATTATTCTCTCTGTCATCAACCCGGCGCGCCCGGAAGCGGAGCCGGATATCAAGCTGGAAAAACTGCATGAATCCCAGAGCTTCTTTGAAATGCTGGGCGAGTATATTCTGGCCGGTTTTAAGGTGGCGATGATTATTCTGGCGATGCTGATTGGTTTTATCGCGCTTATTAGCGCCGTTAACGCCCTCTTCTCCAGCGTATTTGGCATGAGCTTCCAGCAGATCCTGGGCTATGTGTTTTATCCCCTGGCCTGGCTGGTGGGGATCCCGCTGAGCGATGCCTTAAATGCGGGCAGTATTATGGCAACCAAGCTGGTGGCGAATGAATTTGTGGCGATGATCGAGCTGCAAAAAATGGCCCATCAGATGTCACCGCGCGGGCTGGGCATTTTGTCCGTCTTCCTGGTGTCGTTTGCGAACTTCGCCTCCATCGGCATTGTGGCCGGGGCGATTAAGGGCCTGAACGAGCAGCAGGGGAACGTGGTATCGCGGTTTGGTCTGCGTCTGGTGTACGGTGCGACGCTGGTGAGCCTGCTGTCTGCGAGCTTTGCGGGGTTGGTGCTTTGA
- the efeU gene encoding iron uptake transporter permease EfeU, with amino-acid sequence MFVPFLIMLREGLEAALIVSLIASYLKRTQRGRWIGVMWVGVFLAAALCLGLGILINETTGEFPQKEQELFEGIVAVIAVFILTWMVFWMRKVSRNVKVQLEQAVDNALQKGNHHGWALIMMVFFAVAREGLESVFFLLAAFQQDVGIWPPLGAMLGLATAVVLGFLLYWGGIRLNLGAFFKWTSLFILLVAAGLAAGAIRAFHEAGLWNHFQDVAFDLSNVLSTHSLTGTLLEGIFGYQETPSVSEVAMYFIYLVPALVLFAMPPRTGSQASRVAP; translated from the coding sequence ATGTTTGTTCCATTTCTCATTATGTTACGTGAAGGCCTTGAAGCGGCCCTGATTGTCAGCCTTATCGCCAGCTATCTGAAGCGCACCCAGCGTGGGCGCTGGATTGGCGTGATGTGGGTTGGCGTCTTCCTTGCCGCGGCGCTCTGCCTGGGCTTAGGTATCCTCATCAATGAAACCACCGGCGAATTCCCGCAGAAAGAGCAGGAGCTGTTTGAAGGTATCGTCGCCGTGATTGCGGTGTTCATCCTGACGTGGATGGTCTTCTGGATGCGCAAAGTTTCCCGCAACGTGAAGGTGCAGCTGGAGCAGGCGGTGGATAACGCCCTGCAGAAGGGGAATCACCACGGCTGGGCGCTGATCATGATGGTCTTTTTCGCCGTGGCGCGCGAGGGTCTGGAATCGGTTTTCTTCCTGCTGGCGGCATTCCAGCAGGACGTGGGCATCTGGCCGCCGCTGGGCGCTATGCTCGGTCTGGCAACGGCGGTGGTGCTGGGCTTTCTGCTCTACTGGGGCGGCATTCGCCTCAACCTGGGCGCCTTCTTTAAGTGGACCAGCCTGTTCATTCTGCTGGTGGCCGCGGGGCTGGCGGCAGGAGCGATCCGCGCCTTCCACGAGGCGGGCCTGTGGAACCACTTCCAGGACGTGGCGTTCGATCTTAGCAACGTTCTCTCCACCCATTCACTGACCGGCACCCTGCTCGAAGGCATCTTCGGCTACCAGGAAACGCCGAGCGTCAGCGAAGTGGCGATGTACTTTATCTATCTGGTTCCGGCGCTGGTGCTGTTCGCGATGCCGCCGCGTACCGGCTCGCAGGCGTCGCGCGTTGCGCCGTAA
- the efeO gene encoding iron uptake system protein EfeO has translation MAIQFRRSALCAGIAALFASAFAAQAADIPQVKVTVNDKQCEPMIITVNSGKTQFIIQNHSQKALEWEILKGVMVVEERENIAPGFSQKMTANLQPGEYDMTCGLLTNPKGKLIVKGAATADAAKGTALLSLGEAITAYKAYVTKETADLVAGTKAFTDAVKAGDIEKAKSLYAPTRQHYERIEPIAELFSDLDGSIDAREDDYEQKAADPKFTGFHRLEKALFGDNSTKGMDKYAEQLNTDVLELQKRISELAFPPSKVVGGAAGLIEEVAASKISGEEDRYSHTDLWDFQANVDGAQKIVDLLRPQLQKENGELLAKVDANFKKVDTILAKYRTKDGFETYDKLTDADRNALKGPITTLAEDLSLLRGVLGLD, from the coding sequence ATGGCAATTCAGTTTCGTCGTAGTGCATTGTGCGCAGGCATTGCCGCGCTGTTCGCTTCTGCATTCGCTGCGCAGGCTGCGGATATTCCGCAGGTAAAAGTCACCGTTAACGATAAGCAGTGTGAGCCGATGATCATCACGGTTAACAGCGGTAAAACCCAGTTTATCATTCAGAACCACAGCCAGAAGGCGCTGGAGTGGGAGATCCTCAAAGGCGTGATGGTGGTGGAAGAGCGCGAGAACATCGCGCCGGGCTTCAGCCAGAAGATGACCGCCAACCTGCAGCCGGGTGAATACGACATGACCTGCGGCCTGCTGACCAACCCTAAAGGCAAGCTGATCGTCAAAGGTGCAGCGACGGCGGACGCGGCCAAAGGCACGGCCCTGCTGAGCCTGGGCGAGGCCATCACCGCCTATAAAGCCTACGTCACCAAAGAGACGGCGGACCTGGTTGCGGGCACCAAAGCCTTTACCGACGCGGTGAAAGCCGGGGATATCGAAAAAGCGAAATCCCTGTACGCGCCAACCCGTCAACACTACGAGCGAATCGAGCCGATTGCCGAGCTGTTCTCTGACCTCGATGGCAGCATCGATGCCCGTGAGGACGATTACGAGCAGAAGGCCGCCGATCCGAAATTCACCGGCTTCCACCGTCTGGAAAAAGCCCTGTTTGGCGACAACTCCACCAAAGGGATGGACAAATACGCTGAACAGCTGAATACCGACGTGCTGGAGTTGCAAAAGCGCATCAGCGAGCTGGCCTTCCCGCCGTCGAAAGTGGTGGGCGGCGCGGCCGGTCTGATTGAAGAAGTGGCCGCGAGCAAAATCAGCGGTGAAGAAGATCGCTACAGCCACACCGATCTGTGGGACTTCCAGGCCAACGTCGACGGCGCGCAGAAAATTGTCGATCTGCTGCGTCCTCAGCTGCAAAAAGAGAACGGCGAACTGCTGGCGAAAGTGGATGCCAACTTCAAAAAAGTTGACACCATCCTGGCGAAGTACCGCACCAAAGACGGGTTCGAAACCTATGACAAACTGACCGACGCTGACCGTAACGCGCTGAAAGGCCCGATTACTACCCTGGCGGAAGATCTCTCCCTGCTGCGCGGCGTTCTGGGTCTGGACTAA
- the efeB gene encoding iron uptake transporter deferrochelatase/peroxidase subunit yields the protein MNEHDEHDVAEPSRRRLLKGVGALGGALALAGGCPVVHAAKPQSAPGTLSPDARMETQPFYGEHQAGILTPQQASMMLVAFDSLASDKTDLVRLFRLLTTRIAFLTAGGPAPETPNPRMPPMDSGILGAFIAPDNLTITVSVGESLFDDRYGLAKQKPKALQKMTRFPNDSLDAALCHGDLLLQICANTQDTVIHALRDIIKHTPDLLSVRWKREGFISDHAARSKGKETPVNLLGFKDGTANPDSSDAALMKDVVWVTADQGEPAWAVGGSYQAVRIIQFHVEFWDRTPLKEQQTIFGRDKQSGAPLGMKHEHDVPDYASDPDGDVIALDSHIRLANPRTSETQSSLMMRRGYSYSLGVTNSGQLDMGLLFVCYQHDLEKGFLTVQKRLNGEALEEYIKPIGGGYFFALPGARERNAYLAQGLIEA from the coding sequence ATGAACGAGCATGACGAGCACGACGTGGCGGAACCTTCCCGACGTCGTTTGTTAAAAGGGGTAGGGGCGCTTGGCGGCGCGCTTGCCCTGGCAGGCGGCTGCCCGGTGGTGCATGCGGCTAAACCGCAGAGTGCCCCCGGCACGCTGTCGCCGGATGCGCGCATGGAGACGCAGCCGTTTTATGGCGAACATCAGGCGGGCATTCTGACGCCGCAGCAGGCCTCCATGATGCTGGTGGCGTTTGATTCGCTGGCCAGCGATAAGACCGATCTGGTGCGTCTGTTCCGCCTGCTGACAACGCGTATTGCGTTTCTCACCGCGGGCGGTCCGGCACCGGAAACGCCAAATCCGCGTATGCCGCCGATGGACTCCGGTATTCTCGGGGCATTTATCGCCCCGGATAACCTGACCATTACCGTGTCGGTGGGAGAGTCGCTGTTTGATGACCGCTACGGCCTGGCAAAACAAAAGCCGAAAGCGCTGCAAAAAATGACGCGCTTTCCGAACGACTCCCTCGACGCGGCGCTGTGCCACGGCGATCTGCTCCTGCAGATTTGCGCCAATACCCAGGATACGGTGATCCACGCCCTGCGCGATATCATCAAGCACACGCCGGATCTACTGAGCGTTCGCTGGAAGCGGGAAGGGTTTATCTCTGACCATGCTGCCCGCAGCAAAGGCAAAGAGACGCCGGTTAACCTGCTGGGCTTTAAAGACGGCACGGCCAACCCGGACAGCAGCGATGCGGCGCTGATGAAAGACGTGGTATGGGTGACGGCCGATCAGGGGGAACCGGCGTGGGCCGTTGGCGGCAGCTATCAGGCGGTGCGCATTATTCAGTTCCACGTGGAGTTCTGGGACCGCACGCCGCTGAAAGAGCAGCAGACCATTTTTGGCCGCGACAAGCAGAGCGGGGCACCGCTGGGCATGAAGCACGAGCATGATGTGCCTGACTATGCGAGCGATCCGGATGGTGATGTCATCGCTCTCGACAGCCATATTCGCCTTGCCAACCCGCGCACCAGTGAGACGCAGTCGAGCCTGATGATGCGTCGTGGATACAGCTACTCGTTAGGCGTGACCAACTCCGGTCAGCTTGATATGGGTCTGCTGTTTGTCTGCTATCAGCACGATCTGGAGAAAGGTTTCCTGACGGTGCAAAAGCGGTTAAACGGCGAAGCGCTGGAAGAGTACATTAAGCCCATCGGCGGCGGTTATTTCTTTGCCCTGCCAGGCGCGCGTGAGCGGAACGCGTACCTCGCTCAAGGGCTGATCGAAGCCTGA
- the phoH gene encoding phosphate starvation-inducible protein PhoH, with the protein MGRQKAVIKARREAKRVLRRDSRSHKQREEESVTSLVQMSGVEAIGMARDSRDNSPIVARNEAQAHYLNAIESKQLIFATGEAGCGKTWISAAKAAEALIHKDVERIIVTRPVLQADEDLGFLPGDISEKFAPYFRPVYDVLVKRLGASFMQYCLRPEIGKVEIAPFAYMRGRTFENAVVILDEAQNVTAAQMKMFLTRLGENVTVIVNGDITQCDLPSGVKSGLSDAMSRFEEDEMIGVVRFTKDDCVRSALCQRTLQAYY; encoded by the coding sequence ATGGGAAGACAAAAAGCAGTGATCAAAGCTCGTCGCGAAGCAAAACGTGTGCTGAGACGGGATTCACGTAGCCATAAACAGCGTGAAGAAGAATCGGTCACCTCGCTTGTGCAGATGAGTGGCGTAGAAGCAATTGGCATGGCCCGAGACAGCCGTGATAATTCTCCAATTGTTGCGCGCAATGAGGCTCAGGCGCACTACCTGAATGCTATCGAGAGTAAACAGCTCATCTTTGCAACCGGTGAAGCCGGATGCGGGAAAACCTGGATTAGTGCAGCCAAAGCGGCGGAAGCGCTGATCCATAAGGACGTGGAGCGCATTATTGTTACCCGTCCGGTACTGCAGGCTGATGAAGATCTCGGCTTCTTGCCCGGAGATATTTCGGAGAAGTTTGCCCCATACTTCAGGCCCGTTTATGACGTGCTGGTGAAGCGATTGGGTGCATCCTTTATGCAGTACTGCCTGCGACCAGAGATTGGTAAGGTGGAAATCGCGCCGTTCGCCTATATGCGCGGACGTACATTTGAAAATGCGGTCGTCATTCTTGACGAGGCTCAGAACGTGACCGCTGCGCAAATGAAGATGTTTTTAACGCGCCTCGGGGAGAATGTGACGGTTATCGTTAACGGCGATATTACCCAGTGTGACCTGCCGTCCGGCGTGAAATCCGGATTGAGCGACGCCATGTCACGTTTTGAGGAAGATGAGATGATTGGGGTGGTACGCTTCACTAAAGATGACTGCGTGCGCTCTGCGCTGTGTCAGCGCACGCTGCAAGCGTATTATTGA
- a CDS encoding isochorismatase family protein codes for MSTPANFNGTRPVIDVNDAVMLLIDHQSGLFQTVGDMPMPELRARAAALAKIATLAKIPVITTASVPQGPNGPLIPEIHANAPHAQYVARKGEINAWDNPEFVEAVKATGRKTLIIAGTITSVCMAFPSISAVADGYKVFAVIDASGTYSKMAQEITLARVVQAGVVPMDTAAVASEIQRTWNREDAAEWAEVYTHIFPAYQLLIESYGKAQEVVKNSEVLDSQR; via the coding sequence ATGTCTACACCTGCGAATTTTAATGGAACCCGTCCGGTCATCGATGTGAACGATGCTGTGATGCTCCTTATCGATCACCAGAGCGGTCTGTTCCAGACCGTCGGTGATATGCCAATGCCGGAACTGCGTGCTCGTGCGGCAGCGCTGGCAAAAATCGCTACCCTGGCGAAAATCCCGGTGATCACTACGGCGTCCGTTCCACAGGGGCCGAACGGACCGCTGATCCCGGAGATCCACGCTAACGCACCGCATGCGCAGTATGTTGCCCGCAAAGGTGAAATCAACGCCTGGGACAACCCGGAGTTTGTTGAGGCGGTAAAAGCCACCGGACGCAAGACGTTGATCATTGCGGGCACCATTACCAGCGTTTGCATGGCCTTCCCGTCGATCAGCGCGGTGGCGGACGGGTATAAGGTGTTTGCGGTGATTGATGCCTCCGGTACCTACAGCAAAATGGCGCAGGAGATCACCCTGGCGCGCGTGGTGCAGGCCGGTGTGGTGCCAATGGATACGGCGGCTGTGGCCTCCGAGATCCAGCGTACCTGGAACCGTGAAGATGCGGCGGAGTGGGCGGAAGTGTACACCCACATCTTCCCGGCTTACCAGCTGCTGATCGAAAGCTACGGCAAAGCACAGGAAGTGGTGAAAAACAGCGAAGTGCTCGATTCACAGCGTTAA
- a CDS encoding pirin family protein, translating to MKNVTGVYTAPRQHWVGDGFPVRSMFSYQTHGEPLSPFLLLDYAGPHTFPADGAKRGVGQHPHRGFETVTIVYSGEVEHRDSTGKGGVIGPGDVQWMTAGAGILHEEFHSSAFSQKGGELKMMQLWVNLPAKDKMATPGYQSITKSDIPVVALPDNSGTVRVIAGRYNDITGPAHTFSPLNVWDLALNQGSHLTLTQPEGWSTALVVLEGRVTVNGTAQAGEAQLVVLSQEGDKLHLEASSDAKVLLMAGAPLNEPIVGYGPFVMNTKTEIAEAIRDFNSGRFGQL from the coding sequence ATGAAAAACGTAACAGGCGTTTATACCGCTCCCCGCCAGCACTGGGTTGGCGATGGTTTCCCGGTTCGTTCGATGTTTTCTTATCAAACCCACGGCGAGCCGCTGAGTCCGTTCCTGCTGCTGGACTACGCGGGTCCGCACACCTTTCCGGCAGATGGGGCGAAACGCGGCGTAGGCCAACATCCTCATCGAGGTTTTGAAACGGTCACCATCGTCTATTCCGGTGAAGTGGAGCATCGCGACTCCACGGGTAAAGGTGGCGTCATTGGCCCGGGCGACGTGCAGTGGATGACGGCAGGTGCAGGCATCCTGCACGAGGAGTTCCACTCCAGCGCGTTCTCGCAGAAAGGCGGCGAACTGAAAATGATGCAGCTTTGGGTCAACCTGCCAGCCAAAGACAAAATGGCGACGCCGGGCTACCAGAGCATCACCAAAAGCGACATCCCGGTTGTGGCACTACCGGACAACAGCGGAACAGTGCGGGTTATCGCCGGACGCTACAACGATATTACCGGCCCTGCGCATACCTTTTCGCCGCTGAACGTCTGGGATCTCGCCCTTAATCAGGGAAGCCATCTTACGCTCACTCAGCCGGAGGGCTGGAGCACGGCGCTGGTAGTGCTGGAAGGTCGCGTTACGGTGAACGGCACTGCTCAGGCAGGAGAAGCCCAGTTAGTGGTGCTGAGTCAGGAAGGTGACAAATTGCACCTGGAGGCAAGCAGCGATGCCAAAGTGCTGCTGATGGCCGGAGCGCCGCTCAATGAACCCATTGTCGGCTATGGCCCGTTTGTGATGAACACTAAAACCGAGATCGCGGAAGCTATTCGTGATTTCAATTCCGGCCGCTTCGGCCAGCTCTGA
- a CDS encoding LysR family transcriptional regulator, whose protein sequence is MQDLNDFVWFVKVVDYGGFAAAGRALDQPKSKLSRRIAQLEERLGVRLIQRTTRQFTVTEVGQTFYQHCKAMLIEAEAAEEAVAALQAEPRGVVRITCPVTLLHVHVGPMLARFMVRYPGIHLQLEATNRRVDLVGEGIDVAIRVRPRPFDDSDLVLRVLADRGHCLVVSPQLIERMGKPRMPSELSEWPGLSMGAGKQVHKWELSGPEGAKAEIHYAPRFITTDMLALREAAMAGLGVVQLPILMVKDQLASGELVRVLDAWEPRREVIHAVYPSRRGMLPSVRTLVDFLTEEYARMVEE, encoded by the coding sequence ATGCAGGATCTCAATGACTTCGTCTGGTTTGTGAAGGTAGTGGACTACGGTGGCTTTGCGGCGGCGGGAAGGGCGCTCGACCAACCCAAGTCCAAACTGAGCCGCAGGATCGCGCAGCTGGAAGAGCGGCTTGGCGTGCGGTTGATACAGCGCACTACGCGGCAGTTTACGGTGACGGAAGTGGGGCAGACTTTCTATCAGCACTGTAAGGCAATGCTGATAGAAGCAGAAGCGGCAGAGGAGGCCGTTGCTGCGCTGCAGGCTGAGCCGCGCGGCGTCGTCAGAATCACCTGTCCCGTCACGTTACTGCACGTCCACGTGGGACCGATGCTGGCGCGGTTTATGGTGCGCTACCCCGGGATTCATCTCCAGCTTGAGGCCACCAATCGACGGGTCGATCTTGTTGGCGAAGGCATTGATGTGGCGATCCGCGTGCGTCCGCGTCCGTTTGATGACAGCGATCTGGTCTTAAGGGTGCTGGCTGACAGGGGGCATTGCCTGGTGGTGAGTCCGCAGTTGATTGAACGTATGGGTAAACCTCGAATGCCTTCCGAGCTCAGTGAATGGCCCGGTTTAAGTATGGGGGCCGGTAAACAGGTGCATAAATGGGAACTCAGTGGTCCAGAGGGGGCGAAAGCGGAGATCCACTATGCACCGCGCTTTATTACCACCGACATGCTGGCACTGAGGGAAGCGGCGATGGCAGGCCTGGGCGTTGTGCAGTTGCCGATATTGATGGTGAAGGATCAGCTTGCGTCAGGGGAACTGGTACGGGTGCTGGACGCGTGGGAACCCCGACGGGAAGTGATTCACGCGGTTTATCCTTCGCGGCGCGGCATGCTGCCATCGGTCAGGACGCTGGTGGATTTTCTGACCGAAGAGTATGCGCGGATGGTTGAAGAGTAG
- the ghrA gene encoding glyoxylate/hydroxypyruvate reductase GhrA — MDILFYHPTFDTAYWIDALTAALPGARVREWKRGDNEHADYALVWHPPVEMLQGRKLKAVFALGAGVDSILSKLKAHPEMLPENIPLFRLEDTGMGQQMQEYAVSQVLHWFRRFDDYQAFKQQAHWEPLPDYRHEDFTVGILGAGVLGSKVAEALAPWGFPLRCWSRSRKDYPGVESFAGTDELPAFLKGTRVLINLLPNTAETVGIINSTLLNQLAAQSYLMNLARGVHVVEGDLLKALDSGKLKGAMLDVYSREPLPAESPLWAHPRVAMTPHVAAVTRPAEAVAYISHTISEMEKGNPVTGQVDRQRGY; from the coding sequence ATGGATATTCTCTTCTATCACCCTACATTTGATACCGCTTACTGGATTGACGCACTTACGGCGGCGCTGCCCGGCGCACGCGTACGCGAGTGGAAGCGTGGCGATAATGAACATGCCGACTATGCGCTGGTCTGGCACCCGCCGGTTGAGATGCTGCAGGGCCGCAAGCTGAAGGCGGTTTTCGCCCTGGGCGCGGGTGTTGATTCGATCCTCAGTAAACTGAAAGCGCATCCAGAAATGCTGCCGGAAAATATACCGCTGTTCCGTCTCGAAGATACCGGAATGGGTCAGCAGATGCAGGAATATGCCGTGAGCCAGGTGCTGCACTGGTTCCGCCGCTTCGACGATTATCAGGCCTTTAAACAGCAGGCCCACTGGGAGCCGCTGCCGGATTATCGACATGAAGATTTTACCGTCGGGATCCTTGGCGCAGGTGTGCTCGGCTCAAAAGTGGCAGAAGCACTTGCCCCGTGGGGCTTCCCGCTGCGCTGCTGGAGCCGCAGCCGTAAGGATTATCCGGGCGTTGAGAGTTTTGCCGGAACGGATGAGCTTCCTGCATTCCTGAAAGGGACACGCGTGCTTATCAACCTGTTGCCGAATACCGCCGAAACGGTGGGCATTATCAATAGCACCCTCCTGAACCAGTTAGCCGCGCAGAGCTATTTAATGAACCTTGCTCGCGGGGTCCATGTCGTGGAAGGCGATCTGCTGAAGGCGCTGGACAGCGGAAAGCTAAAAGGCGCCATGCTGGATGTCTATAGCCGTGAGCCGCTGCCCGCGGAAAGCCCGCTGTGGGCGCACCCGCGCGTGGCGATGACGCCACATGTGGCTGCCGTGACGCGTCCGGCAGAAGCGGTGGCGTATATATCGCATACCATCAGCGAAATGGAAAAGGGCAACCCGGTGACCGGACAGGTCGACAGACAACGAGGCTACTAA